The stretch of DNA GCGGCGACCAGCGGGGCCAGCCGCGGGTCCGCACCGAGCCGCTCGTCGACGGCGTACGGGTCGGCGTCCAGGTCGAACAGCCGGCGCAGCCGCTGCACGGCCGTGGTCAGATCGCGTGGGTCGGTCAGGTGGAGCCGGGCCTCCAGCCAGCCGCCGGGATGCGCTCCGGACCCGGCCCGCGGCGCGCCGGAACGCTCGTCCACGGCGGCGGTCCCGGTGCCGTGCGGCAGGCGCAGGGTGCGCCGGTAGGTCCGCCGTCCGGGCGTACCGCCGATCTCCTCGACGCCGGGCACGGCCTCGCGTTCCAGCAGGTCGAAGACGGGGCCGGCCTGGTAGGGGCCCCGGTGGGCGAGCCGCAGCGGGATCCCGGCGGTGGGCGCCGCGGGGCGGCGGCCCCGTGCCCTGCGGGCGGTGGCGCGCAGCTCGCTGGGGGTCGCGGCGTAGACGGACCGCATCGTGTCGTTGAACTGCCGCACGCTGGCGAACCCGGACGCGAACGCGATCTGCGTGACCGGCAGGTCCGTGGTCTGGAGCAGGACGCGCGCGCTGTGCGCCCGCTGGGCACGGGCGAGCGCGACGGGCCCGGCGCCCAACTCGGCGATGAGCTGCCGGCGCACCTGCCGCTCGCTGTAGCCGAGTCGCGCGGCGAGCCCGGCGACGCCCTCCCGGTCGATCACGCCGTCGCCGATCAGCCGCATGGCCCGCCCGACGGCGTCCGCCCGTACGTTCCAGTCGGCGGAGCCGGGCACCGCGTCCGGCCGGCAGCGCCGGCAGGCGCGGAAGCCCGCGCCCTGCGCGGCGGCGGCCGTGGGATAGAACCGCACGTGGTGCCGTTTGGGTGTCACGGCCGGGCAGCTGGGACGGCAGTAGATCCCGGTCGTGTCGACGGCGAAGAAGAACTCCCCGTCGAACCGGCCGTCCCGGCTGCGTACGGCCTCGTACCTGGTGTCCTCCTCCATCACGCCGTCCAGTGTCCGCCTCCGTGCGGGGGTGCCGCTGGCGGAAATCGGACACTGCGGCCGACATGACGGATGACGGGTGACGGATGACGGGTGACGGGTGACGGGTGACGGGCTAGCGCCACCGCCCCCGCTTGGCCTCCATCGCGGCCCGGCCCTCGGCGCCCTTGCGCTTCCAGTCCCGCCGGATCTCCGAGCGCAGCCGCGCGTCGGTCTTGGCGACGATCCACTGGTTCTCGCGCAGGAGCTTGCGGTAGCTCTCCAGCCGCCGCTGGGGCAGCTCACCGGCGTCGACGGCGGCGAGCACCGCGCACCCCGGCTCGCTGTCGTGGGCGCAGTCGTGGAACCGGCACCGTCCGGCCAGCTCCTCGATCTCGGAGAACACCTGTCCGACCCCGCTCTCGGCGTCCCACAGGCCCACTCCGCGCAGTCCCGGGGTGTCGATCAGCACGCCGCCGCCCGGCAGCGCGAGCAGGTTGCGGGTGGTGGTCGTGTGCCGGCCCTTGCCGTCGACGTCCCGTGCGGCCTGTACGGTCATCACGTCCTCGCCGAGCAGCACGTTCGCGAGCGTGGACTTGCCCGCGCCGGACGATCCGAGCAGCACGGACGTGCCCGAGGAGACGACGGCGAGGAGGACGTCGAGCCCGTCGCCGGTCATGGCGCTGACGGGCAGCACCGGCACACCGGGCGCGCTCGTCTCCACGTCCTGGACGAGATACCCCAGCCCCGTCGCGTCCGGCACGAGGTCGGCCTTGGTCAGCACGATCAGCGGCTGCGCGCCGGATTCCCAG from Streptomyces sp. 6-11-2 encodes:
- a CDS encoding DNA-3-methyladenine glycosylase 2 family protein; the protein is MEEDTRYEAVRSRDGRFDGEFFFAVDTTGIYCRPSCPAVTPKRHHVRFYPTAAAAQGAGFRACRRCRPDAVPGSADWNVRADAVGRAMRLIGDGVIDREGVAGLAARLGYSERQVRRQLIAELGAGPVALARAQRAHSARVLLQTTDLPVTQIAFASGFASVRQFNDTMRSVYAATPSELRATARRARGRRPAAPTAGIPLRLAHRGPYQAGPVFDLLEREAVPGVEEIGGTPGRRTYRRTLRLPHGTGTAAVDERSGAPRAGSGAHPGGWLEARLHLTDPRDLTTAVQRLRRLFDLDADPYAVDERLGADPRLAPLVAARPGLRSPGSADPPETAVRALVGPAAAAELVRRYGKALDAPTGTLTHLFPEPAVLAEAERDGPLGVLAAALADGTVRLDPGADRDDTHRALLALPGLGPAVAAAIRTRALGDPDVAPPGADTPESWRPWRSYALRHLRAAEELETTP
- the rsgA gene encoding ribosome small subunit-dependent GTPase A, which encodes MRSSASSVPSAPSVPSSVSPHPLAPYGWDEGWESVFTPYTAEGLLPGRVIRVDRGQCDVVTAGGVLRADTAFVTPHDPMRVVCTGDWVAVEPGGNPRYARTTLPRRTAFVRSTSSKRSEGQILAANVDHAIVAVSLAVELDLGRIERYLALAWESGAQPLIVLTKADLVPDATGLGYLVQDVETSAPGVPVLPVSAMTGDGLDVLLAVVSSGTSVLLGSSGAGKSTLANVLLGEDVMTVQAARDVDGKGRHTTTTRNLLALPGGGVLIDTPGLRGVGLWDAESGVGQVFSEIEELAGRCRFHDCAHDSEPGCAVLAAVDAGELPQRRLESYRKLLRENQWIVAKTDARLRSEIRRDWKRKGAEGRAAMEAKRGRWR